The sequence below is a genomic window from Flavobacterium lipolyticum.
TTTTGTTTAGGAGCTAATCCCGCTATCCGTTATGATCTTTTTTGTTTTTAAAGAAAAAACAAAAAAGGATCTCCATTTCTATCGGGGCTAGGAATCCTGTGTTCAATTCACATTTTTGGTAAACTGCAAACTAAAAACTGCGACTGTAAACTAAATTTTAGTTTCCAAAGCTTTCATGACATCTACTAAAACCTGAACGCTTTCGATAGACATCGCATTGTAGATTGAAGCTCTGTAACCACCCACTGAACGGTGACCTGGTAATCCTGAAATTCCGGCTTCTTTCCATAAAGCGTCAAAAGTAGCAGTGTGATCGGCATTGTTTAATAAGAAAGTAACGTTCATTTTAGAACGGTCTTCAACTGCTGCTGCTCCTTTAAACAATGGATTTCTGTCAATTTCGGCATAAAGTAATTCTGCTTTTGCATTGTTTAATTTTTCAACTGCAGCAATTCCTCCTTTTTCTTTAATCCATTGTAAAGTTAGTAACGAAACATACACAGCAAAAACAGGAGGAGTGTTGTACATACTCTCTGCTTTAATATGTTTAGCGTAATCTAACATACTTGGAATTGTTCTTCCGTTTTTCTCTAGTATTTCTTCTTTAATCACAACCAAAGTGGTTCCGGCAGGTCCCATGTTTTTTTGAGCGCCGGCGTAGATTAAGTCAAATTTAGAGAAATCCAATTCACGTGAAAAAATATCAGAACTCATGTCGCAAACCACAGGAACATTTGTTGCCGGGAATTCTTTCATTTGAGTTCCAAAAATAGTGTTGTTGCTGGTACAGTGAAAGTAATCAGCATCAGTTGGTATTTCGTATCCTTTCGGAATATGATTGTAATTAGCTTCTTTTGAAGAACCTACGATAACAGTTTCTCCAAAATATTTTGCTTCTTTTATAGCAGCAGTTGCCCAGGTTCCGGAATCCAGATAAGCGGCTTTTCCGTTTTCTTTCATTAAGTTATAAGGGGCCATTAAGAAGGCTGTGCTTGCACCACCTTGTAAAAATAGAGCCTGATACCCTTTTCCCTGAAGTCCCAATAATTCTAAAGCAAGGGATCGAGCTTCCTCCATAACAGCAACGAAGTCTTTACTTCGGTGCGAAATTTCAAGAATAGATAATCCTGAATCATTAAAATCTAAAATGGCTTTTGATGCTTTCTCAAAAACTTCCTGAGGTAAAATACTAGGTCCTGCGCTGTAGTTGTGTTTTTTCATGGTTTTTGTTAATAGTCGAAAAATTTAAAGACGCAAATTTCGGCAATAGGAGCTGAAAAAGCGATAAATAATTCGAAATAATTGAACATATTTTTAATTTGTTGTTAACAAAAACGTTATAGTATCTACATTATCTGCATAATCCCACAAACGTGGTTTTTGGGTTTGCCCAAAAGAAATACTGTTTTGAGTTAAATCATTGCTCACTATGCACTGAATTTGTTCAGCATCAGCTTCTAAACGAGTTTGTAAGTCTTCGATGTTTTCATAAGATTCATAAAAGACACTCGAAATAGGAGAGGCGTAACTCGGATCTTCTTTTAGAGTTAAAAAGCCATTGTCTAAAAGTTTAAAGTTACTCATCAAAAACACAGCTTTATTGTAGTCGTAATTGTTAGCGTATTTTTCGTAATGAATAACATCCTGATATTTGAAAATAGCTTGGAAAAATGCATCAAAAGAATATCCTTTCGGAACAAAAAGTTTAGACACATTGCGGCATCCCAGTCCAAAATATCTGAAAATATCCTCGCCCAAAGCTTCTAGTTCTTCGTGAGTTTCTTTTCCGTTTAAAATTGCAACCGAATTTCTGTTTTTGCGAATGATCGACGGCTTATCTTTAAAGTAATATTCAAAATAACGTGCCGTATTGTTGCTTCCGGTTGCTATAACGATATCAAAATTTTCGAGTTTACCTTCTACGAAAGTGATCTTATCTTTTAGATTTTCATCGACAAAAATGAGGTATTTGGCTAAAAAAGGCAATAAATGCTGATCGTTTGAAGAAGTTTTTATTAAGGCCTTATTTCCAGTGATTAAAACCGATAAAAAGTCATGAAATCCAACTAACGGAATATTTCCGGCAAGGATTAAAGCAACTGTTTTTTCAGTTTTATCTGCTTTTTCGAATGCTGAACTGTAAGCCGAAAGCCATTTTTCAATGTTTTCTTCCGTTAAAGCTTCTGCCCATGAATGTATTGCAAAATGCACCTGTTCAGGAGTATACCATCCATTGTGTGATTGAGAAAGAGCAATCAGTTTTATGAAATCATCAAAAAACAGGTCGTTACCTAAAACCGATTCATTTCGTACGTTTTCTGTTTCAGAGAACTGACTTAAAAATCGACCTAGTGCTATAAAAGACTGTTTTTTTTCGTTTTGTAACATAAGTAATTTGTTTATGAAAGGTTTTGATTGTAATTTTGCACAAAAATAAGGATAAATAAGTCGAAAGTCAAAAGTCATCAAGTCAAAAGCGAGGGATGTCTTTTTTTTGACTTTGCAACTTTAAGACTTTTAACTCTAAGACTAATAAAACAATGGCAATAATTATAACTGACGAATGCATAAACTGTGGGGCTTG
It includes:
- the serC gene encoding 3-phosphoserine/phosphohydroxythreonine transaminase; this encodes MKKHNYSAGPSILPQEVFEKASKAILDFNDSGLSILEISHRSKDFVAVMEEARSLALELLGLQGKGYQALFLQGGASTAFLMAPYNLMKENGKAAYLDSGTWATAAIKEAKYFGETVIVGSSKEANYNHIPKGYEIPTDADYFHCTSNNTIFGTQMKEFPATNVPVVCDMSSDIFSRELDFSKFDLIYAGAQKNMGPAGTTLVVIKEEILEKNGRTIPSMLDYAKHIKAESMYNTPPVFAVYVSLLTLQWIKEKGGIAAVEKLNNAKAELLYAEIDRNPLFKGAAAVEDRSKMNVTFLLNNADHTATFDALWKEAGISGLPGHRSVGGYRASIYNAMSIESVQVLVDVMKALETKI
- a CDS encoding acyl-CoA reductase; this translates as MLQNEKKQSFIALGRFLSQFSETENVRNESVLGNDLFFDDFIKLIALSQSHNGWYTPEQVHFAIHSWAEALTEENIEKWLSAYSSAFEKADKTEKTVALILAGNIPLVGFHDFLSVLITGNKALIKTSSNDQHLLPFLAKYLIFVDENLKDKITFVEGKLENFDIVIATGSNNTARYFEYYFKDKPSIIRKNRNSVAILNGKETHEELEALGEDIFRYFGLGCRNVSKLFVPKGYSFDAFFQAIFKYQDVIHYEKYANNYDYNKAVFLMSNFKLLDNGFLTLKEDPSYASPISSVFYESYENIEDLQTRLEADAEQIQCIVSNDLTQNSISFGQTQKPRLWDYADNVDTITFLLTTN